The following are from one region of the Salvia hispanica cultivar TCC Black 2014 chromosome 1, UniMelb_Shisp_WGS_1.0, whole genome shotgun sequence genome:
- the LOC125224090 gene encoding berberine bridge enzyme-like 18, whose protein sequence is MKTPSNSSHLFFSHLILLILSCSSVAIADKQDNFLQCLSKTTNYSSISNDVYTHANSSYTSILQFSIRNPRFASESTPKPQVIITPEHESQIPPVVRCARKSGLEIRTRSGGHDMEGLSYVSHVPFVVIDLINLSEVTVDVDEKTAWIETGATTGIVYYKIAEKSSTLGFPGAICTTVGVGGHYSGGGYGTMLRKYGLAGDNVIDARIIDANGRILDRKSMGEDLFWAIRGGGGASFGVITAWKVQLVDVPETVTVFSITRNVEKQNGSALWHRWQYVAPRADKDLFVGVIVFRVNSTVQVNFFSVFLGGADRLVSYMQEIFPELGLVREDCTEMSWIESTLFSNQMPITPLDTLLNRTQAGLRQLKAKSDYIRTPIPLNAIEGMVTMLREPEADETTYYMVPYGGRMDAISESETPFPHRAGALYKLAGLTYWQNSEAADADRYISWSRRYYQYMTPYVSSSPREAYYNYRDLDIGVNKPNGKTSYARASIWGKSYYKDNFDRLVRVKTVVDPTNFFKNEQSIPPLQAKWTKKGN, encoded by the coding sequence ATGAAAACTCCTTCAAATTCATCTCAtctatttttctctcatcTTATTCTCCTCATCTTGTCATGCTCATCAGTAGCTATTGCTGATAAGCAAGACAACTTTCTTCAATGTCTCTCCAAAACAACAAACTACTCCTCCATTTCAAATGATGTCTACACTCATGCAAACTCATCTTACACTTCCATCCTCCAATTCTCCATCCGAAACCCTAGATTTGCGTCGGAATCCACTCCTAAACCGCAAGTGATCATAACCCCAGAACACGAATCCCAGATCCCGCCAGTCGTACGCTGCGCCAGGAAAAGTGGTCTGGAAATCAGAACAAGAAGCGGCGGCCATGACATGGAGGGACTGTCTTATGTCTCCCATGTCCCGTTCGTGGTCATCGATTTGATCAATCTCAGCGAAGTTACTGTCGACGTGGATGAGAAAACGGCATGGATTGAGACCGGTGCGACGACGGGAATCGTATACTACAAGATTGCGGAAAAGAGCTCCACTTTAGGGTTTCCCGGGGCTATTTGCACTACAGTTGGTGTCGGTGGCCACTACAGTGGAGGAGGCTACGGCACAATGCTGAGAAAATACGGCCTCGCTGGAGATAACGTCATAGATGCAAGAATAATCGACGCCAATGGCAGAATCCTCGACAGAAAATCAATGGGAGAGGATCTATTCTGGGCCATCAGAGGCGGCGGAGGTGCCAGCTTTGGTGTGATCACTGCCTGGAAGGTCCAACTGGTGGATGTTCCAGAAACAGTCACTGTTTTCTCAATCACGAGGAATGTGGAAAAACAGAACGGCTCTGCGTTGTGGCATCGCTGGCAATATGTGGCTCCTCGAGCGGACAAAGATTTGTTCGTAGGAGTTATCGTATTCAGGGTGAACTCCACGGTCCAAGTTAATTTCTTCTCAGTTTTCCTTGGCGGTGCCGACAGATTAGTTTCATACATGCAAGAAATCTTTCCCGAGTTAGGGCTAGTGAGAGAAGACTGCACAGAAATGAGCTGGATCGAATCCACCTTATTTAGCAACCAAATGCCAATAACTCCACTTGATACTTTGCTCAACCGGACTCAGGCCGGTCTGAGGCAGCTCAAAGCCAAGTCGGATTATATAAGGACACCCATTCCTCTGAACGCGATTGAAGGCATGGTGACTATGTTGCGTGAACCAGAAGCAGACGAGACGACATACTACATGGTGCCGTATGGTGGAAGAATGGATGCAATATCAGAATCGGAAACTCCATTTCCTCACAGAGCCGGTGCACTCTACAAACTTGCCGGCTTGACTTACTGGCAAAACTCTGAGGCTGCGGACGCGGACAGATACATAAGCTGGAGCCGCAGGTATTATCAATACATGACTCCTTATGTCTCGAGCTCGCCCAGGGAAGCCTACTACAACTACAGAGATCTCGATATTGGAGTGAATAAACCTAATGGGAAGACAAGTTACGCACGCGCAAGCATTTGGGGGAAGTCATATTACAAGGATAATTTTGATCGTCTTGTTCGGGTGAAAACAGTTGTTGATCCAACGAATTTCTTCAAGAATGAACAGAGCATTCCGCCGTTGCAAGCCAAGTGGACTAAGAAAGGGAATTGA